Proteins from a single region of Diorhabda sublineata isolate icDioSubl1.1 chromosome 2, icDioSubl1.1, whole genome shotgun sequence:
- the LOC130440580 gene encoding zinc finger protein 143-like: MEKNNEFLFFDQHDYVPYNFDTNTRGLPISKDVDLPSNLLETSNNFSQNECNLPVIIQDLDLSLSLLEKDDNKVNKNKLHGENSSLFNIKYIIEDEKSVKLWECGFCKKMFHYQYMLMRHLPTHTNERKFQCLTCGKGNLQAHIYTHTNEIRYKCDVCGKGFIQMSNLMRHRVKIHQRTDKFNSVSQACDELFPKMDILKHREEYGYKLFTPSLSHSPDEQLMDKTDHNDGIVIEPIETVAMRRAIESNRIPYALLHPAKGEPVLVKILPAGDKQILVPVMADNLKKHSHISVTSQVGEDGKLVGETVKMRIPIVAILKQQSNSEDPITISIADNEPHRELSDETRATDFESTSSGPTIDDVFNENEDFFPEGNYMITKPTEFLN, translated from the exons ATGgaaaagaataatgaatttttattttttgaccaaCATGATTATGTTCCTTACAATTTTGATACCAATACTCGTGGTTTGCCGATAAGTAAAGATGTGGATTTGCCTTCGAACTTATTGGAAACTTCCAACAACTTTTCACAGAATGAATGCAATTTACCAGTGATAATTCAAGATTTGGATTTGTCATTGAGTCTACTGGAAAAAGATGATAAcaaagttaataaaaataaactacatgGAGAAAATAgttctttatttaatataaaatacattattGAAGATGAAAAATCTGTAAAATTATGGGAGTGTGGATTTT gtaaaaaaatgtttcattatcAATATATGTTAATGAGACATTTGCCAACACACACCAATGAAAGGAAGTTCCAATGCCTTACCTGTGGTAAAg GCAACTTACAAGCTCATATTTATACTCATACCAATGAAATACGATACAAATGTGATGTATGTGGGAAAGGGTTTAtccaaatgtcaaatttgatgcGTCACAGAGTTAAG ATTCATCAAAGAACCGATAAATTCAATTCTGTATCTCAAGCTTGCGAtgaattgtttccaaaaatggatattttgaagcaccgcgaagAATATGGCTACAAGTTGTTTACTCCATCGCTATCTCATTCACCAGATGAGCAGCTGATGGACAAAACGGA CCATAACGACGGTATTGTTATTGAACCAATCGAAACTGTAGCAATGCGGCGTGCCATTGAATCTAACCGAATTCCATATGCTCTTCTCCATCCCGCTAAAGGAGAACCTGTATTAGTGAAAATTTTACCTGCCGGCGATAAACAAATCTTAGTTCCTGTTATGGCCGACAATTTGAAGAAACACAGTCATATATCGGTTACATCTCAag ttggAGAAGATGGTAAACTAGTCGGTGAAACAGTAAAAATGAGGATACCTATAGTAGCGATTTTAAAACAGCAGAGTAACTCCGAAGATCCAATTACAATCTCAATTGCCGATAATGAACCGCACAGAGAACTTTCCGATGAAACTAGAGCCACCGACTTTGAATCAACTTCCTCAG gACCAACAATTGATGATGTATTTAATGAAAACGAAGATTTCTTCCCTGAAGGAAACTATATGATTACAAAACCGACGGaatttctaaattga